A region of Pyxidicoccus parkwaysis DNA encodes the following proteins:
- a CDS encoding serine/threonine protein kinase yields MPTTKVLLLSFVALLAASSGCATSGSVPLRPDGTPGPQECPAKALEVMRYVKLHVGDSALVELDANQVRSRRVTLYDGPIESVLKEDFGTLEATSRLYGQVWTSGPQVVIRYYEAHPPGGDKVPLCAVARLSYDQMRKLPESKPGMAILEGSVAAAYVVDAFR; encoded by the coding sequence ATGCCCACCACCAAGGTCCTGCTGCTGAGCTTCGTGGCCCTGCTCGCTGCGTCCTCCGGTTGCGCCACGTCTGGAAGCGTCCCGTTGAGGCCGGACGGCACTCCCGGTCCGCAGGAGTGTCCGGCGAAGGCGCTCGAAGTCATGCGGTACGTGAAGCTGCACGTGGGGGATAGCGCGCTCGTGGAACTGGATGCGAACCAGGTCCGGAGCCGCCGCGTCACTCTCTACGATGGACCGATTGAGAGCGTCCTGAAGGAGGACTTCGGCACGCTCGAAGCGACGAGCCGGCTGTATGGGCAGGTCTGGACGAGCGGGCCGCAGGTCGTCATCCGCTATTACGAAGCCCATCCGCCCGGCGGTGACAAAGTCCCGCTCTGCGCGGTGGCCCGCCTCAGCTATGACCAGATGCGGAAGCTGCCCGAGTCGAAGCCGGGAATGGCCATCCTTGAAGGCTCCGTCGCGGCCGCGTACGTCGTGGATGCCTTTCGCTAG
- a CDS encoding 2-oxoglutarate dehydrogenase E1 component, which translates to MANFQDTFLSGANIDFIEGLYARYLEDPTSVDASWREVFERNDGAGRPIFSTKLLEAAAAPVAPASGKTNGKAAAALTQAVVQAPVAAPAAAAQDVLVLQAKVDQTITAFRLRGHLRATLDPLGRARPALDHVADVGMVDDGHFSAREREQLVECNNVFPEQRVRLGDLLGRLHRTYTGSIGVEFMQMLDSSRRRWLMQRMEHAENRTDFSVEDQRHILTQLSYAEGFEHFLHTKYVGAKRFSLDGGEALIPMLDAMTEVGASMGLKEIVIGMAHRGRLNVLTNILGKKPDQIFSEFDGPKDPKAYLGRGDVKYHMGFSSDRTTRQGKSVHLSLAFNPSHLECVNPVVEGRVRAKQDRGGDTERVGVMPLLIHGDAAFIGQGIVPETLNLSGLKGYTTGGTVHVVINNQVGFTTDPHDSRSSIYATAIAQMLDIPIFHVNGDDPEACVHVARLVAEYRQTFKSDVVVDLICYRRYGHNEGDEPSFTQPEMYDIIRKHPTVRTLYAAALAEKGRLPASESEAIKQRCQQDFDAALTRARQESQFKEPSALEGLWKPYKGGSLKSAPQVSTGVAKDVLCDALKKLSTLPEGFNVHRDVERTVIKKRLGMLDSGELQWSEGESLAYATLLSEGYNVRISGQDSERGTFSHRHAVLHDVQTGEEYTPLRQFVTGKGGFHIYNSALSEMGVLGFEYGYSLDVPDGLTAWEAQFGDFANGAQIIIDQFIAAGESKWRRLSGITLLLPHGYEGQGPEHSSARLERFLDLCAEDNIQVCYPTTPAQIFHLLRRQVLRPVRKPLVIMSPKSLLRRPEATSKIDELATGTFQEVILDKVAPAGVTRLILCSGKVYYDLVKARDERKDDSIAIVRLEQLYPFPFDELAGLVAKMPKLAELLWVQEEPRNAGGWHFMFPRLHDLASTRSQQPLKIGYIGRAEAASPATGFPKTHEIEQQLIIEEAIFRGTKNGR; encoded by the coding sequence ATGGCGAATTTCCAGGACACGTTCCTTTCCGGCGCCAACATCGACTTCATCGAAGGGCTCTACGCCCGCTACCTCGAGGACCCCACCAGCGTGGATGCGAGCTGGCGCGAGGTCTTCGAGCGCAATGATGGTGCTGGCAGACCCATCTTCAGCACCAAGCTGCTGGAGGCGGCCGCGGCCCCGGTGGCCCCCGCTTCCGGCAAGACCAACGGCAAGGCCGCCGCCGCGCTGACGCAGGCCGTGGTCCAGGCCCCCGTCGCCGCTCCCGCGGCTGCCGCCCAGGACGTGCTCGTCCTGCAGGCCAAGGTGGATCAGACGATTACGGCCTTCCGCCTGCGCGGCCACCTGCGCGCGACGCTGGACCCGCTGGGCCGCGCGCGCCCGGCGCTGGACCACGTGGCCGACGTGGGCATGGTGGACGACGGCCACTTCTCCGCCCGCGAGCGCGAGCAGCTCGTCGAGTGCAACAACGTCTTCCCCGAGCAGCGCGTGCGCCTGGGGGACCTCCTCGGCCGCCTGCACCGCACGTACACCGGCAGCATCGGCGTGGAGTTCATGCAGATGCTCGACAGCAGCCGGCGCCGCTGGCTGATGCAGCGCATGGAGCACGCGGAGAACCGCACGGACTTCTCCGTGGAGGACCAGCGCCACATCCTCACCCAGCTGTCCTACGCGGAGGGCTTCGAGCACTTCCTCCACACGAAGTACGTGGGCGCCAAGCGCTTCAGCCTCGACGGCGGCGAGGCGCTCATCCCCATGCTGGACGCGATGACGGAAGTCGGCGCCTCCATGGGCCTGAAGGAAATCGTCATCGGCATGGCCCACCGCGGCCGCCTCAACGTGCTGACGAACATCCTGGGCAAGAAGCCCGACCAGATTTTCAGCGAGTTCGACGGCCCCAAGGACCCGAAGGCGTACCTCGGCCGCGGTGACGTGAAGTACCACATGGGCTTCTCGTCGGACCGCACCACGCGCCAGGGCAAGAGCGTGCACCTGTCGCTGGCCTTCAACCCCAGCCACCTGGAGTGCGTGAACCCGGTGGTCGAGGGCCGCGTGCGCGCCAAGCAGGACCGCGGCGGTGACACCGAGCGCGTCGGCGTCATGCCGCTGCTCATCCACGGCGACGCGGCCTTCATCGGCCAGGGCATCGTGCCCGAGACGCTCAACCTCTCCGGTCTCAAGGGCTACACCACCGGCGGCACCGTCCACGTCGTCATCAACAACCAGGTCGGCTTCACCACCGACCCGCACGACTCGCGCTCCTCCATCTACGCCACGGCCATCGCGCAGATGCTGGACATCCCCATCTTCCACGTGAACGGGGATGACCCGGAGGCCTGCGTCCACGTGGCGCGCCTCGTCGCCGAGTACCGCCAGACGTTCAAGAGCGACGTCGTCGTGGACCTCATCTGCTACCGCCGCTACGGCCACAACGAGGGCGACGAGCCCTCGTTCACGCAGCCGGAGATGTACGACATCATCCGCAAGCACCCGACGGTGCGGACGCTCTACGCGGCCGCGCTGGCGGAGAAGGGCCGCCTGCCCGCGAGCGAGTCCGAGGCCATCAAGCAGCGCTGCCAGCAGGACTTCGACGCGGCGCTCACCCGCGCGCGCCAGGAGAGCCAGTTCAAGGAGCCCAGCGCGCTGGAGGGCCTGTGGAAGCCGTACAAGGGCGGCTCGCTGAAGAGCGCCCCGCAGGTGTCCACGGGCGTGGCCAAGGACGTGCTGTGCGACGCGCTGAAGAAGCTGTCCACGCTGCCGGAGGGCTTCAACGTCCACCGCGACGTGGAGCGCACCGTCATCAAGAAGCGCCTGGGCATGCTGGACAGCGGCGAGCTCCAGTGGAGCGAGGGCGAGTCGCTGGCGTACGCCACGCTGCTCTCCGAGGGCTACAACGTCCGCATCAGCGGCCAGGACAGCGAGCGCGGCACCTTCAGCCACCGCCACGCGGTGCTGCACGACGTGCAGACGGGTGAGGAGTACACGCCGCTGCGCCAGTTCGTCACCGGCAAGGGCGGCTTCCACATCTACAACAGCGCCCTGTCCGAGATGGGCGTGCTCGGCTTCGAGTACGGCTACAGCCTGGACGTGCCGGACGGCCTGACGGCGTGGGAGGCCCAGTTCGGCGACTTCGCCAACGGCGCGCAAATCATCATCGACCAGTTCATCGCCGCCGGAGAGAGCAAGTGGCGCCGCCTGAGCGGCATCACCCTGCTGTTGCCGCACGGCTACGAGGGCCAGGGCCCCGAGCACTCCAGCGCGCGTCTGGAGCGCTTCCTGGATTTGTGCGCCGAGGACAACATCCAGGTCTGCTACCCCACCACGCCCGCGCAGATTTTCCACCTGCTGCGCCGCCAGGTGCTGCGCCCCGTGCGCAAGCCGCTGGTCATCATGTCGCCCAAGAGCCTGCTGCGCCGCCCCGAGGCCACCAGCAAGATTGACGAGCTGGCCACGGGCACCTTCCAGGAGGTCATCCTGGACAAGGTCGCACCGGCCGGCGTCACGCGGCTCATCCTGTGCAGCGGCAAGGTGTACTACGACCTGGTCAAGGCCCGGGACGAGCGCAAGGACGACAGCATCGCCATCGTCCGGCTCGAGCAGCTCTACCCGTTCCCCTTCGACGAGCTGGCAGGCCTCGTCGCGAAGATGCCGAAGCTCGCGGAGCTCCTCTGGGTGCAGGAGGAGCCGCGCAACGCGGGCGGCTGGCACTTCATGTTCCCCCGCCTGCACGACCTGGCGTCCACGCGCTCGCAACAGCCGCTGAAGATCGGCTACATCGGGCGTGCGGAAGCCGCCAGCCCTGCCACCGGCTTCCCCAAGACTCACGAAATCGAGCAGCAGCTCATCATCGAGGAAGCCATCTTCCGAGGGACCAAGAATGGCCGTTGA
- a CDS encoding response regulator — protein MTTQSTNVLLVDDSPTVRNIVKIYLMNLKVSTVEADDATRALQILRLVPVSLVIADINMPGMDGITFVKEVRASQMPQVRSVPILLLTAEKNADLRQKGTEAGANAFIQKPVSHHELTETVRQFLSKA, from the coding sequence GTGACGACCCAGAGCACCAACGTCTTGCTGGTGGACGACAGCCCGACGGTCCGCAACATCGTCAAAATCTATTTGATGAACCTCAAGGTCTCGACCGTCGAGGCCGACGATGCGACCCGGGCGCTGCAGATTCTCCGCCTCGTGCCGGTGAGCCTGGTCATCGCGGACATCAACATGCCCGGCATGGACGGCATCACCTTCGTGAAGGAGGTGCGCGCCAGCCAGATGCCCCAGGTGCGCTCGGTTCCCATCCTCCTGCTCACGGCGGAGAAGAACGCGGACCTGCGCCAGAAGGGCACCGAGGCCGGCGCCAACGCCTTCATCCAGAAGCCGGTGTCCCACCACGAGCTGACGGAGACCGTCCGTCAGTTCCTCTCGAAGGCCTGA
- a CDS encoding IS4 family transposase, producing the protein MKTSTPRAKVAEGLRALVSAEDILEAARRLGALQRQRKVDLVALVESTVAAVTPMPGTQTTAFANYIALTGQKLSPSAFFERFNHAFGQLMREVASRAVQAVREAVGEDTPFNELGALLDAFTDVQVADSTCQLLQRLAADWAPSTSEARPAAFKWHALVSLKDELPVADGVTPQRTQDTRALPDEALSPGTLTFMDLGYTDTGRFLDAIEAGAHFLVRLKAQHDPKLLRVHVGKGERVRARGMRLTDALLQGVLKAEDGVIDVDVQLEKHGRTAQARVVAVEGPEGERRWYLTTVGRDVLKAREVAEAYRLRWRVELLFKALKSGVGLTALRATRPGAVLSLVYAKVIALALSRLLELSMQQKAGEPGQEQATGRLALVLALTRCAPLLLSHAMMSRGVTLEQLEERILLIAEVTARSRQQRRERERRKREASLGSGG; encoded by the coding sequence ATGAAGACGAGCACTCCGAGGGCGAAGGTGGCAGAAGGACTGCGCGCGCTGGTGTCGGCCGAGGACATTTTGGAGGCCGCGCGCCGGCTGGGAGCGCTGCAGCGCCAGCGCAAGGTGGACCTGGTGGCGCTGGTGGAGTCCACCGTGGCCGCGGTGACGCCCATGCCCGGCACGCAGACGACGGCGTTCGCCAATTACATCGCGCTCACCGGGCAGAAGCTGTCGCCCAGCGCCTTCTTCGAGCGCTTCAACCACGCCTTCGGGCAGTTGATGCGCGAGGTGGCGAGCCGGGCCGTGCAGGCCGTACGAGAGGCCGTCGGCGAGGACACGCCCTTCAACGAGTTGGGGGCGCTGCTGGACGCGTTCACGGACGTGCAGGTGGCCGACTCCACGTGCCAGCTGCTGCAGCGGCTGGCAGCCGACTGGGCCCCGTCCACCAGCGAGGCCAGGCCCGCCGCCTTCAAGTGGCACGCGCTGGTGTCGCTGAAGGACGAGTTGCCGGTGGCCGACGGCGTGACGCCGCAGCGCACCCAGGACACGCGCGCCCTGCCCGACGAGGCGCTGAGTCCCGGCACGCTCACCTTCATGGACCTGGGGTACACGGACACCGGGCGATTCCTCGACGCGATTGAGGCCGGGGCCCATTTCCTGGTGCGGCTCAAGGCCCAGCACGACCCGAAGCTGCTGCGGGTGCACGTGGGCAAGGGCGAGCGGGTGCGGGCGCGTGGAATGCGCCTGACAGACGCGCTCTTGCAGGGCGTCCTCAAGGCCGAGGACGGTGTCATTGACGTGGACGTGCAGTTGGAGAAGCACGGGCGCACGGCGCAGGCGCGTGTGGTGGCCGTGGAAGGCCCAGAGGGCGAGCGGCGCTGGTACCTGACGACGGTAGGTCGCGACGTGCTGAAGGCGCGCGAGGTGGCCGAAGCCTACCGTCTGCGCTGGAGAGTGGAGCTGCTTTTCAAGGCCCTCAAGTCCGGCGTGGGACTGACAGCGCTGCGCGCCACGCGGCCAGGCGCGGTGCTCTCGCTGGTGTATGCCAAGGTCATTGCCCTGGCCCTCTCGCGCCTGCTGGAGCTGTCGATGCAGCAGAAGGCAGGCGAGCCGGGCCAGGAGCAGGCGACAGGACGGCTCGCGCTCGTGCTGGCATTGACCCGCTGCGCCCCGCTGCTGCTGTCGCATGCGATGATGAGCCGGGGCGTGACGTTGGAGCAGTTGGAGGAGCGCATCCTGCTCATTGCCGAGGTGACGGCCCGCTCACGCCAACAGCGCCGAGAGCGGGAACGACGCAAGCGTGAGGCTTCTCTCGGGAGTGGCGGCTAA
- a CDS encoding DUF2381 family protein, whose translation MRESSLLSFRCGLFLALLASGAWAKDFEDRIVVRTLKISDHPASEAAAIYVSGRVVTNLRFESEVNPAKTRLLAWEHPLPV comes from the coding sequence ATGCGTGAGTCCTCCCTTCTGAGCTTCAGATGCGGTCTGTTTCTGGCCCTGCTTGCTTCAGGTGCCTGGGCCAAGGACTTCGAGGACAGAATCGTCGTGCGGACCCTCAAGATCTCGGACCATCCGGCCAGCGAGGCTGCGGCCATCTACGTATCGGGGCGGGTGGTGACGAACCTTCGCTTCGAAAGCGAGGTCAATCCGGCGAAGACACGGCTCCTGGCGTGGGAGCATCCGCTTCCGGTTTAG
- a CDS encoding AlbA family DNA-binding domain-containing protein produces MGQNALRIHHAQEAVDLVTQAVEDAQVTAHLCFALVRDSSGQWIPGFGRIDLCREDDLQALPQYSYPNLRVISARMPGQDFLNQLRSSLLGSSKLKIDDLEFSLPVKGNWDARRYHSDNDYTPWPCVFVTLSSGGHAIDAASGPFVSAREQPYFSDAYEIIHSISRFRTFHFHRDGRRNDIHFVIWNYRGRISSLNYRDNELHIGVDGSNRKDLQVVGRVSGENWQTELRYEAREQHSIRLHGQPESVELALVSPTDEIVDLVKKELVLMPAEDRPASLDEFVDECLQQGECATIEYKPFILLSTGPKREELIETILAMANAKGGNILVGVDDHGTPNFSANDLNIIQGRDKKDPQSTAVPITERREWLEKQILNYGSKLRDLAQTNANRSIPIQLRVHFKENSPILIVTIPPTDEKPYMDKRDNSIWYRSNATNRHPSEHELGTLLAKNESSLPAETDEFYG; encoded by the coding sequence GTGGGACAGAATGCACTGAGGATCCACCACGCCCAGGAAGCTGTCGACCTAGTCACACAGGCCGTCGAAGATGCCCAAGTTACAGCCCACTTGTGCTTCGCGTTGGTGCGTGACTCCTCGGGTCAGTGGATCCCGGGCTTCGGAAGAATCGACCTGTGCCGCGAGGATGACCTCCAAGCACTGCCCCAGTACAGCTACCCCAACCTGCGCGTCATCAGTGCACGAATGCCGGGTCAGGACTTCTTGAACCAGCTTCGAAGCTCCTTGCTGGGCTCCTCGAAGCTGAAAATCGACGACCTTGAGTTCTCTCTTCCGGTGAAGGGGAATTGGGACGCGCGACGCTACCATTCGGACAACGACTACACCCCATGGCCTTGCGTCTTCGTGACGTTGAGCAGCGGGGGCCACGCCATCGATGCAGCCTCAGGTCCATTTGTCTCCGCACGCGAGCAACCATATTTCTCGGACGCCTACGAGATCATCCACTCAATCTCACGGTTCCGCACCTTTCATTTCCACAGAGACGGACGACGAAACGATATTCACTTTGTCATCTGGAACTACCGTGGGCGCATCTCCAGTCTCAACTATCGAGACAATGAACTCCATATCGGAGTAGACGGCTCGAATCGCAAAGACCTCCAAGTTGTTGGTCGAGTTTCAGGGGAGAACTGGCAGACGGAACTCCGATACGAAGCACGGGAGCAGCACTCCATCCGACTTCACGGCCAACCCGAGTCGGTCGAACTTGCTCTTGTATCGCCAACCGACGAAATCGTGGACCTGGTCAAGAAGGAACTTGTCCTCATGCCGGCCGAAGACAGGCCCGCATCACTAGACGAGTTCGTTGACGAATGTCTCCAGCAAGGTGAATGCGCAACGATCGAGTACAAGCCTTTCATATTGCTCTCGACTGGACCCAAGCGGGAAGAGCTCATCGAAACCATCCTGGCAATGGCCAATGCTAAAGGTGGCAACATCCTTGTAGGGGTAGATGATCATGGAACGCCGAATTTCTCAGCGAACGACCTGAACATCATCCAAGGTCGGGACAAGAAAGACCCACAATCGACCGCCGTCCCCATCACGGAACGCCGCGAATGGCTTGAAAAGCAGATCCTCAACTATGGCAGCAAGCTGCGGGATCTGGCTCAAACGAACGCCAATCGCTCAATTCCCATCCAACTCCGCGTTCACTTCAAGGAGAACTCACCCATCCTCATCGTGACGATCCCACCGACGGACGAAAAGCCATACATGGACAAGCGAGACAACAGTATCTGGTACCGCTCAAACGCCACGAATCGGCATCCCAGCGAACACGAACTCGGAACACTGCTCGCCAAGAATGAATCCTCGCTCCCGGCTGAAACCGACGAGTTCTACGGATAG
- a CDS encoding CheR family methyltransferase gives MSGELDPRLLTRAREVVAAITGFRDDAIATEAMERVVRAELTRGRSAGDLLGELLQPVSPLSATLARSVLVGETYFFRQPEHFRFISQEGVPAALRRGALALRGWSAGCATGEEAYSLAACLQSSLPHGFPVEVLGTDLQESSLETARRATYGSWSRRESAPRLFPLYVELGDREVQILPVVRRVTTFAQSNLLAPLPERFGRFDFILCRNVLTYFTPAARDAAITLLSRTLNPGGLLFLGAVEVDRVPPGMVREGPPELQCFRLLAPGESVAPSSRTRASDRARAPEKPERPAPPATKPARAAAAPPPEPSRIHLTALERIEEGDEVGATAVLEALVRQSPDYLPGLLELALLRERSGAREAAVPLMRTLRSRAERLPPDQLVDGPEALPARFYQASADAYLNQGTLE, from the coding sequence ATGAGCGGAGAGCTCGACCCGCGGCTGCTCACCCGCGCGCGGGAGGTGGTGGCCGCCATCACCGGCTTCCGCGACGACGCCATCGCCACCGAGGCGATGGAGCGCGTCGTGCGGGCGGAGCTCACGCGCGGGCGCTCCGCGGGAGACCTGCTCGGAGAGCTGCTGCAGCCGGTGTCCCCGCTCTCCGCCACGCTGGCGCGCTCGGTGCTGGTGGGCGAGACGTACTTCTTCCGCCAGCCGGAGCACTTCCGCTTCATCTCCCAGGAGGGCGTGCCCGCGGCGCTGCGCCGGGGCGCGCTGGCCCTGCGCGGCTGGAGCGCGGGCTGCGCCACGGGCGAGGAGGCCTACTCGCTGGCCGCGTGCCTCCAGTCGTCCCTGCCGCACGGCTTCCCGGTGGAGGTGCTGGGCACGGACCTGCAGGAGTCCAGCCTGGAGACCGCCCGCCGCGCCACCTACGGCTCCTGGTCCCGCCGCGAGTCCGCGCCGCGCCTGTTCCCCCTCTACGTGGAGCTGGGGGACCGCGAGGTGCAGATTCTCCCCGTCGTCCGCCGCGTCACCACCTTCGCCCAGTCCAACCTGCTGGCGCCCCTGCCGGAGCGGTTCGGCCGCTTCGACTTCATCCTCTGCCGCAACGTGCTCACCTACTTCACTCCCGCCGCGCGTGACGCGGCGATTACGCTGCTGTCGCGCACGCTCAACCCGGGCGGGCTGCTCTTCCTGGGCGCCGTCGAAGTGGACCGCGTCCCCCCGGGCATGGTGAGGGAGGGCCCGCCGGAGCTGCAGTGCTTCCGCCTCCTCGCCCCCGGCGAGTCCGTGGCACCGTCCTCGCGCACGCGCGCCTCGGACCGTGCCCGCGCCCCCGAGAAGCCCGAGCGTCCGGCGCCTCCGGCCACCAAGCCGGCCCGCGCCGCCGCCGCGCCGCCGCCCGAGCCCTCGCGCATCCACCTCACCGCGCTGGAGCGCATCGAGGAGGGCGACGAAGTCGGTGCCACCGCCGTGCTGGAGGCGCTGGTGCGCCAGTCGCCGGACTACCTGCCGGGGCTGCTGGAGCTGGCCCTGTTGCGCGAGCGCTCCGGCGCGCGCGAGGCGGCGGTGCCGCTGATGCGCACGCTGCGCTCCCGCGCCGAGCGCCTCCCGCCCGACCAGCTGGTGGACGGGCCCGAGGCGCTGCCCGCGCGCTTCTACCAGGCGTCCGCTGACGCCTACCTCAATCAGGGGACGCTGGAATGA
- a CDS encoding response regulator encodes MSLPSLLLVDDSDAILALERAILSGHYTIHTASNGREALEKVGRLLPAAVLLDLSMPEMDGDEVLQRMKADPATSDIPVIIISSEKSRAEACIGLGAEAFLAKPFRADELLNTVGESMASARRRARTGSLLVLRVTVGDLEFAIPLDAVREVLLHPATRPLPTGPSYLREYVEVRGHALCVLDVARRLGVEHKLARVERMLVVIEVEGVALALAVDTVKDPEEYASADIERRERVGGADHGPLREGLIGMLRSGGRVLPILDPKVFIGRGLLRELPTMLEAAEARRTA; translated from the coding sequence GTGAGCCTGCCGTCCCTGCTGCTCGTCGACGACAGCGACGCGATTCTCGCGCTGGAGCGCGCCATCCTCTCCGGCCACTACACCATCCACACGGCCAGCAATGGCCGTGAGGCCCTGGAGAAGGTGGGCCGGCTCCTCCCGGCGGCGGTGCTGTTGGACCTGTCCATGCCGGAGATGGACGGCGACGAGGTGCTCCAGCGGATGAAGGCGGACCCCGCCACCTCGGACATCCCCGTCATCATCATCTCCTCGGAGAAGTCGCGCGCCGAGGCGTGTATCGGACTGGGCGCGGAGGCCTTCCTCGCCAAGCCCTTCCGCGCGGACGAGTTGCTGAACACGGTGGGCGAGTCCATGGCCAGCGCGCGGCGCCGGGCCCGCACGGGCTCGCTGCTGGTGCTGCGCGTGACGGTGGGCGACCTGGAGTTCGCCATCCCCCTGGACGCCGTGCGCGAGGTGCTGCTGCACCCGGCGACGCGGCCGTTGCCCACGGGCCCGTCCTACCTGCGCGAGTACGTCGAGGTGCGGGGCCACGCGCTCTGCGTGCTGGACGTGGCGCGAAGGCTGGGCGTGGAGCACAAGCTGGCGCGCGTGGAGCGCATGCTGGTGGTCATCGAGGTGGAGGGCGTGGCGCTGGCGCTGGCGGTGGACACGGTGAAGGACCCGGAGGAGTACGCCTCCGCGGACATCGAGCGGCGCGAGCGCGTGGGCGGGGCGGACCATGGCCCGCTGCGCGAGGGGCTCATCGGCATGCTGCGCTCCGGCGGGCGCGTGCTGCCCATCCTGGACCCGAAGGTCTTCATCGGTCGCGGCCTGTTGCGGGAGCTGCCCACGATGCTGGAGGCCGCGGAGGCCAGGCGGACCGCATGA
- the fabI gene encoding enoyl-ACP reductase FabI — protein sequence MLLQGKKLLITGVLTPQSLAYGIAEHALAQGADILLTGFGRAKSLTDRSAKRLKPGLEVLELDVTNPAHFTALTESLRQRWGQVDGVLHSIAYAPEDALGGNFLNTPWESVQTAFRISAFSLKELAVACLPLMTKGGSIVTLDFDNRMAWPIYDWMGVCKAALEATVRYLARDLGPKGIRVNALAAGPLATIAAKGIPGFKSLEQGWGKQAPLGWSAKDSHDMVARTACALLSDWLPSTTGEMVHVDGGYHAVGAPPVELENEGAESPTNAPKPAAE from the coding sequence ATGCTGCTCCAAGGCAAGAAGCTGCTCATCACCGGGGTGCTCACGCCCCAGTCCCTCGCCTACGGCATCGCAGAGCACGCGCTCGCGCAGGGAGCCGACATCCTCCTCACCGGCTTCGGCCGCGCGAAGTCCCTCACCGACCGGAGCGCCAAGCGCCTCAAGCCCGGCCTGGAAGTGCTGGAGCTGGACGTCACCAACCCCGCCCACTTCACCGCGCTCACCGAGTCCCTGCGCCAGCGCTGGGGTCAGGTGGACGGCGTGCTGCACTCCATCGCCTACGCCCCCGAGGACGCGCTCGGCGGCAACTTCCTCAACACGCCGTGGGAGAGCGTGCAGACGGCCTTCCGCATCTCCGCGTTCTCCCTCAAGGAGCTGGCCGTGGCGTGCCTGCCCCTGATGACGAAGGGCGGCTCCATCGTCACGCTCGACTTCGACAACCGCATGGCGTGGCCCATCTACGACTGGATGGGCGTGTGCAAGGCCGCGCTGGAGGCCACGGTGCGCTACCTCGCGCGGGATTTGGGTCCCAAGGGCATCCGCGTGAATGCGCTGGCGGCGGGCCCGCTGGCCACCATCGCCGCCAAGGGCATCCCCGGCTTCAAGTCCCTGGAGCAGGGCTGGGGCAAGCAGGCGCCGCTGGGCTGGAGCGCCAAGGACAGCCACGACATGGTGGCCCGCACCGCATGTGCCCTGTTGTCGGACTGGCTGCCTTCCACCACGGGCGAAATGGTGCACGTGGACGGTGGCTACCACGCGGTGGGTGCGCCGCCGGTGGAGCTGGAGAACGAGGGAGCGGAGTCCCCGACGAACGCTCCCAAGCCGGCGGCCGAGTAG
- a CDS encoding DUF2381 family protein yields MFLVTPFRRTCLLGCTQVLDSALLSSFTLNGRGWAWEGRFERPLVGGRMVSLYPLRELDQGEFVPLLVTLVDGTELAFLVKPRSLEAGEAVDHQVNVFKDPEGYDAVLSSLYDSLKRERALREENERFKNEENSVDHALATLLINGELKKTPFRRELVYRPKNQDMDMVVEVFSGPGKVAALVTLTNTFYGGPWELDGVYLTRDFTGATARPFALRMNRASIVPGQTGTLAVVADKSAFELDDGRLTDLALQIFRRDGLLQVMVKMEHTLLRK; encoded by the coding sequence ATGTTCCTGGTCACCCCGTTTCGACGGACCTGCCTGCTCGGCTGCACTCAGGTCCTTGATTCTGCTCTGCTTTCCTCCTTCACGTTAAACGGACGCGGATGGGCGTGGGAGGGGCGTTTCGAACGGCCGTTGGTGGGCGGAAGGATGGTTTCGCTCTATCCGCTCCGTGAGCTCGATCAGGGGGAGTTCGTGCCTCTTCTCGTGACGCTCGTTGATGGAACCGAGCTTGCGTTCCTCGTGAAGCCTCGGAGCCTTGAGGCTGGAGAAGCGGTCGACCATCAGGTCAACGTGTTCAAGGACCCCGAGGGCTACGACGCCGTGCTTTCCTCCCTCTACGACTCACTCAAGCGCGAGCGCGCGTTGCGCGAGGAGAACGAGCGATTCAAGAATGAGGAGAACTCCGTCGACCATGCCCTTGCGACGTTGCTCATCAATGGCGAGTTGAAGAAGACGCCGTTTCGCCGTGAGCTCGTCTACCGCCCCAAGAATCAGGACATGGACATGGTCGTCGAAGTCTTCTCGGGACCTGGCAAGGTGGCTGCTCTCGTCACCCTGACGAACACCTTCTACGGTGGTCCTTGGGAGCTGGATGGTGTCTACCTGACTCGAGACTTCACTGGCGCCACGGCTCGGCCCTTCGCGCTGCGCATGAACCGGGCTTCGATTGTTCCGGGCCAGACCGGAACCCTCGCGGTGGTTGCGGACAAGAGCGCATTCGAATTGGACGACGGACGGCTCACGGACCTCGCTCTCCAGATCTTTCGCCGCGACGGTCTTCTCCAGGTCATGGTGAAGATGGAACACACCCTGCTTCGGAAGTAG